A window of Strigops habroptila isolate Jane chromosome 5, bStrHab1.2.pri, whole genome shotgun sequence contains these coding sequences:
- the SORBS1 gene encoding sorbin and SH3 domain-containing protein 1 isoform X36, with translation MTAPSSVNSRTFNASHTGMLGHACKHKKPLSAAKACITEILPSKFKPKLAAPAVLVQDKKGILLSHEKAQSCENLRSSITLFHNKKAFIVDIGESIENMLMKSKQEYAIKSGSTMSLQEYGTNSRKGYLFPASRKSGMEFTMLYKDMHQINRSRIDLSTVSSCSVRDIASQFENEAKDRMEHSLSREDSEQIPKHTVSSRISAFEQLIQRSRSMPSLDFSTGQNKFTTSLQSKTCLSSAYSAEFLLDLPKAHQEEKDATSLADKSSRSCSNMEDTASDVSDAIPMDTLSACTDEIDLLSNASNDSGGSSNLSGPQKHKINRCKGSCPASYTRFTTIRRHEQQQTSRNPDAKGDVYGDRHMLPRNVYLMSPLPFRLKKPFQHKSRRTPPPDCLGSPAVPNPENPDDPIQLQGSIGDKSHYFQHQLCSTRSRPLAPMRLSSYDIVERLSYFPTMGSSQDSFMGRADTPDSLNNMNPVPYALCHSLDTNNNPQSELGTYLGDSESPRHFAPVDYMETPEEIIRRRHDDKEMRPARAKFDFKAQTLKELPLQKGDIVYIYKEIDQNWYEGEHHGRVGIFPRSYIELLPPAEKAQPKKTSPLQVLEYGDAIAKFNFNGDTQVEMSFRKGERIILIRRVDENWYEGRISGTNRQGIFPVTYVEVLKRPVVKNAIDYPDPPMSLSPNRSMTASPQSPSSEQLHTPTPPPLPFARRALSPEVQAVTSEWIALTVGVSPSPTPAITPPLPPPPEASLSHTGYLSPSAAASPSPTVSLHHSHLSGSSTPRSIKSPLPSYSSRPQSSTHSFYEATPQSEEKFVGSPSASMSYSNSSCWAAESPESILTEQRDTTGSQPWLQKTGEGSSNPEQGAHTVPKISVERCLKPSQLDMRVSPEKRPVGSSEDNQLCQELMAIVQGGKTEKRGMRKGDLGKFQSGEKKTADSKAFSSSAPLPSSALSSSTVTTQPPPRLTCRVNKPQPSHHSLRAGPDLTESEKSYVEAVCNEIINIAEKSVHYCSTIAEPLDSRHKVTSNDHKPSLIISQQPQAQQQGTSPDRSQTPRDIVSYQALYSYTPQNDDELELRDGDIVDVMEKCDDGWFVGTSRRTRQFGTFPGNYVKLLYL, from the exons ATGACTGCACCCTCTTCAGTTAATAGCCGAACCTTTAACGCTAGTCATACCGGTATGTTAGGTCACGCATGTAAACATAAGAAGCCCTTATCAGCTGCAAAAGCCTGCATTACTGAAATCCTCCCTTCTAAATTCAAACCCAAACTAGCAGCTCCAGCTGTTCTTGTGCAGGACAAGAAGGGTATCTTGCTGTCTCATGAGAAAGCTCAAAGCTGCGAAAACCTTCGTAGCTCCATTACCTTGtttcataataaaaaagctttcataGTAGACATAGGGGAAAGCATAGAAAACATGTTGATGAAGTCAAAACAGGAGTATGCCATCAAATCTGGCAGTACTATGAGCCTGCAGGAGTATGGCACCAATTCTAGGAAAGGCTACCTGTTCCCTGCCTCCAGGAAGAGTGGGATGGAGTTTACAATGCTGTATAAAGACATGCACCAGATCAACCGGTCCAGGATCGATCTGAGCACAGTCTCCTCCTGCAGTGTGAGGGATATTGCATCTCAGTTTGAGAATGAAGCAAAGGACAGGATGGAGCACAGTCTTAGTCGAGAGGATTCAGAGCAGATCCCCAAACACACTGTTTCCTCCCGTATCAGTGCTTTTGAGCAGCTGATCCAGAGATCCCGATCAATGCCCTCACTTGACTTTTCCACTGGACAAAACAAGTTCACCACTTCTCTCCAGTCTAAAACTTGCCTGAGTTCAGCCTACTCTGCAGAGTTTCTTCTGGATTTGCCAAAAGCACACCAAGAAGAGAAGGATGCTACCAGCTTGGCAGATAAATCATCTCGCTCCTGCAGCAACATGGAGGACACAGCTTCAGATGTCAGTGATGCCATCCCTATGGACACACTTTCAGCTTGTACAGATGAAATAGATCTCCTCTCAAATGCGTCCAACGACAGCGGTGGCAGCAGCAACCTCAGTGGGCCTCAGAAGCATAAAATCAACAGATGCAAAGGCTCATGCCCGGCTTCCTACACCAGGTTCACTACCATCCGAAggcatgagcagcagcagacctCCAGGAACCCTGATGCCAAAGGGGATGTCTATGGGGACAGACACATGCTCCCCAGAAATGTCTACCTAATGAGCCCGCTGCCCTTCCGATTGAAAAagcccttccaacacaaatccCGCAGGACTCCACCCCCAGACTGCCTGGGAAGCCCGGCAGTACCCAACCCTGAGAACCCAGACGACCCTATACAGCTACAGGGAAGCATAGGAGACAAAAGTCACTACTTCCAGCACCAACTGTGCTCCACCAGAAGCAGGCCTCTAGCCCCCATGCGCCTGTCTTCCTATGACATTGTGGAGAGGCTTAGCTACTTCCCCACCATGGGATCTAGCCAAGATAGCTTCATGGGCCGGGCTGATACTCCTGACTCCTTAAACAATATGAACCCTGTTCCATATGCCCTCTGTCACAGCCTGGACACAAACAACAACCCGCAAAGTGAACTTGGGACGTACCTAGGAG ATTCAGAATCACCAAGGCATTTTGCACCAGTTGATTACATGGAAACTCCAGAAGAAATTATCCGCAGACGGCATGATGATAAAGAG ATGAGACCTGCTAGAGCCAAGTTCGACTTTAAAGCACAGACGCTAAA GGAACTTCCTCTGCAAAAAGGAGATATTGTTTACATTTACAAGGAGATTGACCAGAACTGGTATGAAGGCGAACACCATGGCAGAGTTGGCATCTTCCCACGATCATACATAGAG CTCCTCCCACCAGCTGAGAAAGCTCAGCCCAAAAAGACATCACCATTGCAAGTATTGGAATATGGAGATGCTATTGCCAAGTTCAACTTCAATGGAGATACCCAAGTGGAAATGTCCTTCAGAAAG GGTGAAAGGATCATATTGATTCGACGAGTGGATGAGAACTGGTATGAAGGAAGAATCTCTGGCACCAATCGTCAAGGCATCTTCCCTGTCACTTACGTGGAAGTGCTCAAGCGGCCAGTGGTCAAGAATGCCATTGACTATCCTGACCCACCAATGTCCCTCTCCCCTAACCGCAGCATGACAGCTTCACCACAG TCtcccagctctgagcagctccATACACCAACTCCTCCGCCTTTGCCTTTCGCACGCCGCGCCTTATCTCCAGAGGTGCAGGCGGTCACATCTGAGTGGATTGCTCTGACGGTGGGAGTATCTCCTAGCCCCACTCCTGCCATAACTCCTCCATTGCCTCCTCCGCCCGaagcctctctctctcacactGGCTATCTCTCgccttctgctgcagccagcccttcCCCCACAGTCAGCCTCCACCATTCTCACCTCTCTGGCTCCTCAACTCCCAGGTCCATTAAATCCCCATTGCCCTCTTACTCATCCAGACCTCAGTCCTCCACCCACAGTTTCTATGAGGCCACTCCACAAAGTGAAGAAAAGTTTGTTGGTTCCCCTTCTGCCAGCATGAGCTactctaattcctcttgctggGCAGCGGAGAGCCCTGAAAGCATCCTCACAGAGCAGCGTGACACTACTGGCAGCCAACCCTGGCTCCAAAAGACTGGAGAGGGCAGCAGCAACCCTGAGCAGGGTGCTCACACTGTTCCCAAGATCTCTGTTGAGCGCTGCCTGAAACCATCCCAACTAGACATGCGTGTGAGCCCAGAAAAGAGACCTGTGGGTTCGTCTGAGGACAACCAGTTGTGTCAGGAGCTAATGGCTATTGTGCAGGGAggtaaaacagagaaaagaggcATGAGGAAAGGTGATCTGGGAAAGTTTCAAAGCGGGGAAAAGAAG acTGCAGACTCAAAAGCATTCTCTTCAtctgctcctctcccttcctctgccctctCTTCCTCTACTGTCACAACACAGCCACCTCCCAGACTTACATGCAGAGTCAATAAGCCACAG CCTTCCCACCATTCATTGAGAGCTGGACCAGATCTCACAGAGTCTGAAAAGAGCTATGTG GAAGCAGTTTGCAATGAGATCATAAACATTGCAGAAAAGTCTGTTCATTACTGCAGTACTATTGCTGAGCCTCTTGACTCTCGCCACAAGGTGACCTCTAATGACCATAAACCATCTCTCATCATTTCTCAGCAACctcaagcacagcagcaaggaaCCAGCCCTGACAGAAGTCAAACACCAAGAGACAT AGTTAGCTACCAAGCCCTCTACAGCTACACTCCTCAGAATGATGATGAGCTGGAACTGAGGGATGGTGACATTGTCGATGTCATGGAGAAATGTGATGACGGCTGGTTTGTGG GTACATCCAGGAGAACAAGGCAATTTGGCACCTTCCCAGGCAACTATGTGAAGCTTCTGTACCTGTAA
- the SORBS1 gene encoding sorbin and SH3 domain-containing protein 1 isoform X35, producing MTAPSSVNSRTFNASHTGMLGHACKHKKPLSAAKACITEILPSKFKPKLAAPAVLVQDKKGILLSHEKAQSCENLRSSITLFHNKKAFIVDIGESIENMLMKSKQEYAIKSGSTMSLQEYGTNSRKGYLFPASRKSGMEFTMLYKDMHQINRSRIDLSTVSSCSVRDIASQFENEAKDRMEHSLSREDSEQIPKHTVSSRISAFEQLIQRSRSMPSLDFSTGQNKFTTSLQSKTCLSSAYSAEFLLDLPKAHQEEKDATSLADKSSRSCSNMEDTASDVSDAIPMDTLSACTDEIDLLSNASNDSGGSSNLSGPQKHKINRCKGSCPASYTRFTTIRRHEQQQTSRNPDAKGDVYGDRHMLPRNVYLMSPLPFRLKKPFQHKSRRTPPPDCLGSPAVPNPENPDDPIQLQGSIGDKSHYFQHQLCSTRSRPLAPMRLSSYDIVERLSYFPTMGSSQDSFMGRADTPDSLNNMNPVPYALCHSLDTNNNPQSELGTYLGDSESPRHFAPVDYMETPEEIIRRRHDDKEKLLEDQRRLKREQEEADIAARRHTGVIPTHHQFITNERFGDLLNVDDTAKRKSGSEMRPARAKFDFKAQTLKELPLQKGDIVYIYKEIDQNWYEGEHHGRVGIFPRSYIELLPPAEKAQPKKTSPLQVLEYGDAIAKFNFNGDTQVEMSFRKGERIILIRRVDENWYEGRISGTNRQGIFPVTYVEVLKRPVVKNAIDYPDPPMSLSPNRSMTASPQSPSSEQLHTPTPPPLPFARRALSPEVQAVTSEWIALTVGVSPSPTPAITPPLPPPPEASLSHTGYLSPSAAASPSPTVSLHHSHLSGSSTPRSIKSPLPSYSSRPQSSTHSFYEATPQSEEKFVGSPSASMSYSNSSCWAAESPESILTEQRDTTGSQPWLQKTGEGSSNPEQGAHTVPKISVERCLKPSQLDMRVSPEKRPVGSSEDNQLCQELMAIVQGGKTEKRGMRKGDLGKFQSGEKKTADSKAFSSSAPLPSSALSSSTVTTQPPPRLTCRVNKPQPSHHSLRAGPDLTESEKSYVEAVCNEIINIAEKSVHYCSTIAEPLDSRHKVTSNDHKPSLIISQQPQAQQQGTSPDRSQTPRDIVSYQALYSYTPQNDDELELRDGDIVDVMEKCDDGWFVGTSRRTRQFGTFPGNYVKLLYL from the exons ATGACTGCACCCTCTTCAGTTAATAGCCGAACCTTTAACGCTAGTCATACCGGTATGTTAGGTCACGCATGTAAACATAAGAAGCCCTTATCAGCTGCAAAAGCCTGCATTACTGAAATCCTCCCTTCTAAATTCAAACCCAAACTAGCAGCTCCAGCTGTTCTTGTGCAGGACAAGAAGGGTATCTTGCTGTCTCATGAGAAAGCTCAAAGCTGCGAAAACCTTCGTAGCTCCATTACCTTGtttcataataaaaaagctttcataGTAGACATAGGGGAAAGCATAGAAAACATGTTGATGAAGTCAAAACAGGAGTATGCCATCAAATCTGGCAGTACTATGAGCCTGCAGGAGTATGGCACCAATTCTAGGAAAGGCTACCTGTTCCCTGCCTCCAGGAAGAGTGGGATGGAGTTTACAATGCTGTATAAAGACATGCACCAGATCAACCGGTCCAGGATCGATCTGAGCACAGTCTCCTCCTGCAGTGTGAGGGATATTGCATCTCAGTTTGAGAATGAAGCAAAGGACAGGATGGAGCACAGTCTTAGTCGAGAGGATTCAGAGCAGATCCCCAAACACACTGTTTCCTCCCGTATCAGTGCTTTTGAGCAGCTGATCCAGAGATCCCGATCAATGCCCTCACTTGACTTTTCCACTGGACAAAACAAGTTCACCACTTCTCTCCAGTCTAAAACTTGCCTGAGTTCAGCCTACTCTGCAGAGTTTCTTCTGGATTTGCCAAAAGCACACCAAGAAGAGAAGGATGCTACCAGCTTGGCAGATAAATCATCTCGCTCCTGCAGCAACATGGAGGACACAGCTTCAGATGTCAGTGATGCCATCCCTATGGACACACTTTCAGCTTGTACAGATGAAATAGATCTCCTCTCAAATGCGTCCAACGACAGCGGTGGCAGCAGCAACCTCAGTGGGCCTCAGAAGCATAAAATCAACAGATGCAAAGGCTCATGCCCGGCTTCCTACACCAGGTTCACTACCATCCGAAggcatgagcagcagcagacctCCAGGAACCCTGATGCCAAAGGGGATGTCTATGGGGACAGACACATGCTCCCCAGAAATGTCTACCTAATGAGCCCGCTGCCCTTCCGATTGAAAAagcccttccaacacaaatccCGCAGGACTCCACCCCCAGACTGCCTGGGAAGCCCGGCAGTACCCAACCCTGAGAACCCAGACGACCCTATACAGCTACAGGGAAGCATAGGAGACAAAAGTCACTACTTCCAGCACCAACTGTGCTCCACCAGAAGCAGGCCTCTAGCCCCCATGCGCCTGTCTTCCTATGACATTGTGGAGAGGCTTAGCTACTTCCCCACCATGGGATCTAGCCAAGATAGCTTCATGGGCCGGGCTGATACTCCTGACTCCTTAAACAATATGAACCCTGTTCCATATGCCCTCTGTCACAGCCTGGACACAAACAACAACCCGCAAAGTGAACTTGGGACGTACCTAGGAG ATTCAGAATCACCAAGGCATTTTGCACCAGTTGATTACATGGAAACTCCAGAAGAAATTATCCGCAGACGGCATGATGATAAAGAG AAACTTTTAGAGGACCAGAGACGGCTTAAACGTGAGCAAGAAGAAGCTGATATTGCAGCTAGAAGGCACACAGGGGTTATTCCAACGCACCATCAGTTTATCACTAATGAGCGATTTGGGGACCTCCTAAATGTAGACGATACAGCAAAGAGGAAATCTGGGTCAGAG ATGAGACCTGCTAGAGCCAAGTTCGACTTTAAAGCACAGACGCTAAA GGAACTTCCTCTGCAAAAAGGAGATATTGTTTACATTTACAAGGAGATTGACCAGAACTGGTATGAAGGCGAACACCATGGCAGAGTTGGCATCTTCCCACGATCATACATAGAG CTCCTCCCACCAGCTGAGAAAGCTCAGCCCAAAAAGACATCACCATTGCAAGTATTGGAATATGGAGATGCTATTGCCAAGTTCAACTTCAATGGAGATACCCAAGTGGAAATGTCCTTCAGAAAG GGTGAAAGGATCATATTGATTCGACGAGTGGATGAGAACTGGTATGAAGGAAGAATCTCTGGCACCAATCGTCAAGGCATCTTCCCTGTCACTTACGTGGAAGTGCTCAAGCGGCCAGTGGTCAAGAATGCCATTGACTATCCTGACCCACCAATGTCCCTCTCCCCTAACCGCAGCATGACAGCTTCACCACAG TCtcccagctctgagcagctccATACACCAACTCCTCCGCCTTTGCCTTTCGCACGCCGCGCCTTATCTCCAGAGGTGCAGGCGGTCACATCTGAGTGGATTGCTCTGACGGTGGGAGTATCTCCTAGCCCCACTCCTGCCATAACTCCTCCATTGCCTCCTCCGCCCGaagcctctctctctcacactGGCTATCTCTCgccttctgctgcagccagcccttcCCCCACAGTCAGCCTCCACCATTCTCACCTCTCTGGCTCCTCAACTCCCAGGTCCATTAAATCCCCATTGCCCTCTTACTCATCCAGACCTCAGTCCTCCACCCACAGTTTCTATGAGGCCACTCCACAAAGTGAAGAAAAGTTTGTTGGTTCCCCTTCTGCCAGCATGAGCTactctaattcctcttgctggGCAGCGGAGAGCCCTGAAAGCATCCTCACAGAGCAGCGTGACACTACTGGCAGCCAACCCTGGCTCCAAAAGACTGGAGAGGGCAGCAGCAACCCTGAGCAGGGTGCTCACACTGTTCCCAAGATCTCTGTTGAGCGCTGCCTGAAACCATCCCAACTAGACATGCGTGTGAGCCCAGAAAAGAGACCTGTGGGTTCGTCTGAGGACAACCAGTTGTGTCAGGAGCTAATGGCTATTGTGCAGGGAggtaaaacagagaaaagaggcATGAGGAAAGGTGATCTGGGAAAGTTTCAAAGCGGGGAAAAGAAG acTGCAGACTCAAAAGCATTCTCTTCAtctgctcctctcccttcctctgccctctCTTCCTCTACTGTCACAACACAGCCACCTCCCAGACTTACATGCAGAGTCAATAAGCCACAG CCTTCCCACCATTCATTGAGAGCTGGACCAGATCTCACAGAGTCTGAAAAGAGCTATGTG GAAGCAGTTTGCAATGAGATCATAAACATTGCAGAAAAGTCTGTTCATTACTGCAGTACTATTGCTGAGCCTCTTGACTCTCGCCACAAGGTGACCTCTAATGACCATAAACCATCTCTCATCATTTCTCAGCAACctcaagcacagcagcaaggaaCCAGCCCTGACAGAAGTCAAACACCAAGAGACAT AGTTAGCTACCAAGCCCTCTACAGCTACACTCCTCAGAATGATGATGAGCTGGAACTGAGGGATGGTGACATTGTCGATGTCATGGAGAAATGTGATGACGGCTGGTTTGTGG GTACATCCAGGAGAACAAGGCAATTTGGCACCTTCCCAGGCAACTATGTGAAGCTTCTGTACCTGTAA